In one Lolium rigidum isolate FL_2022 chromosome 3, APGP_CSIRO_Lrig_0.1, whole genome shotgun sequence genomic region, the following are encoded:
- the LOC124704748 gene encoding phospholipase D beta 1-like — MSPDEDDGRTELPSEASLRAVLLHGSLDIWIHEARNLPNKDILSNTMGGLLKSCTSAPEGAASTSDPYVTVLVASATVARTSVIQDDENPRWAQHFLVPVAHEAAAVNFVVKDSDVFGAELIGSVAIPSETLQAGDRIEGVYPVLEPKGKPCAPGAVLRLSVQYVPVARLTMYHHGVTPGPDFPGVPNTYFPLRRGGRVTLYQDAHVPADGCLPEIRLGNGTSYRHGQCWHDVYDAMSQARSLIYITGWSVFHTIHLVRDGDKGKSLGDLLKKKSKEGVRVLLLVWDDPTSRSVLGIQMEGYMGTRDEETRRFFKHSSVQILLCARSAGKRHSWVKQKETGTIFTHHQKTVIVDADAGNGKRKVVAFVGGLDLCGGRYDTPRHPLFRTLQTLHKDDYYNPNYAVTDDRGPREPWHDLHSKIDGPAAFDVMKNFEERWLKASKRTGAKKLTKSCNDSLIWIEKIPEIAAIDDEIYSSDSDTERWDVQIFRSIDSNSVKGFPKDPREATSKNLVCGKNVLIDMSIQTAYVTAIRAAQHFIYIENQYFIGSSFHWDSHRDVGANNLIPIEIALKIANKIYANERFSAYIVIPMWPEGNPTGTPTQRILYWQKKTMQMMYEIIYRALQEMGLDGKYEPQDYLNFFCLGNREAEETPSASSGSFSASNPQDQSRKNRRFMVYVHSKGMIVDDEYVIIGSANINQRSMAGTRDTEIAMGAYQPHYTWANMLSAPRGQIYGYRMSLWAEHIGGLEQSFERPESLECVQRVRGIGEKNWRRFVSDEVSEMSGHLIKYPVSVDWNGRVAPLPGCAAFPDVGGNICGSFSHIQENLTI; from the exons ATGTCGCCGGACGAGGACGACGGCAGGACGGAGTTGCCGTCGGAGGCGTCGCTGCGGGCGGTGCTGCTACACGGCAGCCTGGACATCTGGATCCACGAGGCGCGCAACCTGCCCAACAAGGACATCCTCTCCAACACCATGGGCGGGCTCCTCAAGAGCTGCACCTCCGCGCCCGAGGGCGCCGCCTCCACCAGCGACCCCTACGTGACCGTGCTCGTCGCGTCCGCCACCGTCGCGCGCACCAGCGTCATCCAGGACGACGAGAACCCGCGCTGGGCGCAGCACTTCCTGGTGCCCGTCGCGCACGAGGCCGCCGCCGTTAACTTCGTCGTCAAGGACAGCGACGTCTTCGgcgccgagctcatcggctccgTGGCCATCCCGTCCGAGACCCTCCAGGCCGGCGACCGCATCGAGGGCGTGTACCCGGTGCTCGAGCCCAAGGGCAAGCCGTGCGCGCCGGGCGCCGTGCTGCGGCTGTCGGTGCAGTACGTGCCGGTGGCCCGGCTCACCATGTACCACCACGGCGTCACGCCGGGGCCGGACTTCCCCGGCGTGCCCAACACCTATTTCCCGCTGCGGCGCGGCGGGCGGGTCACGCTGTACCAGGACGCGCACGTGCCCGCCGACGGGTGCCTCCCGGAGATCAGGCTCGGGAACGGCACCAGCTACCGGCACGGGCAGTGCTGGCACGACGTGTACGACGCCATGTCGCAGGCCAGGAGCCTCATCTACATCACCGGCTGGTCGGTGTTCCACACCATCCACCTGGTCCGCGATGGCGACAAGGGCAAGTCGCTGGGTGATCTGCTCAAGAAGAAGTCCAAGGAGGGGGTCAGGGTGCTGCTCCTCGTCTGGGACGACCCGACGTCCAGGAGCGTACTTGGCATCCAGATG GAAGGTTACATGGGCACAAGAGACGAGGAGACGCGCAGGTTTTTCAAGCATTCTTCAGTTCAGATACTGCTCTGCGCACGTTCTGCTGGGAAAAGGCACAGCTGGGTGAAGCAAAAG GAGACAGGAACTATTTTCACTCACCATCAGAAAACAGTGATCGTCGATGCGGACGCTGGCAACGGTAAACGGAAAGTAGTTGCTTTCGTCGGAGGCCTCGATCTCTGTGGTGGGAGATACGACACTCCAAGGCACCCTTTGTTTCGCACTCTTCAGACATTGCACAAGGACGATTACTATAACCCAAACTACGCG GTGACTGACGACCGTGGCCCGAGAGAACCGTGGCACGATTTGCATTCCAAGATCGACGGTCCGGCAGCTTTTGATGTCATGAAAAACTTCGAGGAGCGTTGGTTGAAGGCATCCAAACGCACCGGGGCTAAAAAACTGACAAAATCGTGTAACGACTCGTTGATCTGGATTGAAAAGATACCTGAGATTGCAGCTATTGACGATGAAATCTATTCAAGTGACAGTGACACGGAGAGATGGGATGTTCAG ATTTTCCGATCAATCGACTCAAATTCGGTCAAGGGTTTTCCTAAAGATCCGCGAGAAGCAACCAGTAAG AATCTTGTTTGCGGAAAAAATGTACTGATCGACATGAGCATACAGACAGCTTACGTTACTGCCATCCGAGCAGCCCAACACTTTATCTATATTGAAAATCAATATTTCATTGGTTCTTCATTTCATTGGGATTCACACAGAGATGTTG GTGCTAATAATTTAATACCGATAGAGATAGCACTCAAAATTGCGAATAAGATTTACGCAAACGAGAGATTTTCGGCCTACATAGTAATTCCAATGTGGCCTGAAGGCAACCCCACTGGTACACCTACACAGAGAATTCTTTACTGGCAG AAAAAAACGATGCAAATGATGTACGAGATAATTTACAGGGCACTGCAGGAAATGGGATTGGACGGTAAGTATGAGCCCCAGGATTACCTGAATTTCTTCTGCCTCGGCAACCGCGAAGCCGAAGAAACTCCTAGCGCCTCCAGCGGATCATTTTCAGCAAGTAATCCTCAG GATCAATCTAGGAAGAACAGGAGGTTCATGGTGTACGTGCACTCCAAGGGCATGATCGTGGACGACGAGTACGTGATCATAGGGTCGGCCAACATCAACCAGAGGTCGATGGCAGGGACCAGGGACACGGAGATCGCCATGGGCGCGTACCAGCCACACTACACCTGGGCCAACATGCTCTCTGCTCCCCGCGGACAG ATTTACGGGTACCGGATGTCGCTGTGGGCGGAGCACATCGGGGGGCTGGAGCAGAGCTTCGAGCGGCCGGAGAGCCTGGAGTGTGTGCAGCGTGTGCGCGGCATCGGGGAGAAGAACTGGAGGCGGTTCGTGTCGGATGAGGTGAGCGAGATGAGCGGCCACCTCATCAAGTACCCGGTCAGCGTCGACTGGAACGGCAGggtggcgccgctgccggggtgCGCCGCCTTCCCGGACGTCGGCGGCAACATCTGCGGCTCCTTCTCGCACATCCAGGAGAACCTCACCATATGA